A genomic window from Brassica oleracea var. oleracea cultivar TO1000 chromosome C8, BOL, whole genome shotgun sequence includes:
- the LOC106311596 gene encoding uncharacterized protein LOC106311596, which produces MHYHGCCCGRCGVSTSPLPVIVMITVALVLLALSSAVKFEVSLSSGEDMLSWLLLAAVPLALLFALRCFSCLETAKRSVYYCPCGRWKCVCYY; this is translated from the coding sequence ATGCATTACCACGGGTGCTGTTGCGGACGGTGCGGAGTATCCACGTCGCCGTTGCCGGTAATAGTCATGATCACGGTGGCACTAGTCCTCTTGGCGCTCTCCTCCGCCGTAAAATTTGAGGTTTCCCTCTCCTCAGGCGAAGATATGCTGAGCTGGCTCCTCCTAGCTGCGGTTCCATTGGCTCTACTCTTTGCCCTGCGATGTTTCTCATGCCTTGAAACGGCGAAGCGATCCGTCTACTACTGTCCATGCGGCCGCTGGAAATGCGTTTGCTACTACTAG
- the LOC106311595 gene encoding uncharacterized protein LOC106311595 has protein sequence MAYGDSRSGPSILDSFSLSPLPYPVLLILAVASVFLMTSWYWSFEDAAESAGEQMNLALLLIPLLLIVLVRWLSTVENPDAFLGMFSNRRQTYGSPSAGDEGGSSPWGVAAIIVLLLVLLQYQSSFLEMWFG, from the coding sequence ATGGCCTATGGAGACAGCAGATCAGGACCGTCCATCTTGGATTCATTCTCGCTCTCGCCTCTACCGTACCCGGTCCTTCTAATCTTAGCCGTGGCTTCGGTGTTCCTAATGACATCATGGTACTGGAGCTTTGAAGATGCAGCAGAATCCGCGGGAGAGCAGATGAATCTTGCTCTTCTCTTGATCCCTCTCCTTCTCATAGTCTTGGTTAGGTGGTTATCCACCGTGGAGAATCCAGACGCGTTTCTAGGGATGTTTTCAAACCGTCGTCAGACGTACGGGAGTCCCAGCGCCGGGGATGAAGGCGGAAGCTCGCCGTGGGGAGTGGCGGCGATTATAGTTCTGTTGCTTGTTTTGCTTCAGTATCAATCAAGTTTCTTGGAGATGTGGTTTGGTTGA
- the LOC106311593 gene encoding triosephosphate isomerase, chloroplastic, producing MASSLTAQISCGTQPSAPSFSGLRRTCPKLDAAISFSHQSFCNRVNSSIRLVSSSNRSPRGVVAMAGSGKFFVGGNWKCNGTKDSIAKLVSDLNSASLEADVDVVVSPPFVYIDQVKSSLTDLIEISGQNSWVGKGGAFTGEISVEQLKDIGCKWVILGHSERRHVIGEKDEFIGKKAAYALSEGLGVIACIGEKLEEREAGKTFDVCFEQLKAFADAVPSWEKVVVAYEPVWAIGTGKVASPQQAQEVHVAVRDWLKKNVSEEVASKTRIIYGGSVNGGNCAELAKEEDIDGFLVGGASLKGLSLRPL from the exons ATGGCTTCCTCTCTCACTGCCCAAATATCATGTGGCACTCAGCCCTCTGCCCCTTCTTTCTCCGGCCTCCGCCGCACTTGTCCCAAGCTCGACGCCGCCATCTCCTTCTCCCACCAGTCGTTCTGCAACCGCGTTAACTCCTCAATCCGTCTCGTTTCCTCCTCGAACCGGTCGCCAAGAGGCGTCGTCGCCATGGCCGGATCCGGCAAG TTTTTCGTTGGAGGAAACTGGAAGTGT AACGGGACTAAAGACTCCATCGCCAAGCTTGTCTCCGACCTCAACAGTGCATCCTTGGAAGCTGATGTAG ATGTTGTTGTGTCGCCTCCCTTTGTGTACATCGACCAAGTCAAATCCTCCTTGACAGACCTTATTGAGATATCCGGTCAGAACTCTTGGGTTGGGAAAGGTGGTGCCTTCACCGGTGAAATCAG CGTGGAACAGCTCAAAGACATTGGATGCAAGTGGGTCATTCTTGGGCATTCCGAAAGGAGACATGTCATCGGTGAAAAAGATGAG TTTATTGGGAAGAAAGCTGCGTATGCGTTGAGTGAGGGTCTGGGAGTAATAGCTTGTATCGGGGAGAAGCTAGAAGAGAGGGAAGCAGGCAAGACTTTTGATGTCTGCTTCGAGCAATTGAAGGCCTTTGCTG ATGCTGTGCCTAGCTGGGAGAAGGTAGTGGTTGCATACGAGCCAGTATGGGCAATTGGAACTGGTAAAGTTGCGTCTCCTCAGCAAGCACAGGAAGTCCATGTAGCTGTCCGCGATTGGCTCAAGAAGAATGTCTCTGAGGAAGTTGCTTCCAAAACGAGAATCATATACGGAG GTTCTGTCAATGGAGGCAACTGTGCAGAGCTTGCTAAAGAAGAAGACATTGATGGATTTCTCGTCGGTGGTGCCTCCTTGAAG GGCCTGAGTTTGCGACCATTGTGA
- the LOC106311594 gene encoding translocon-associated protein subunit alpha, with translation MNVRVLFLALLLLASPLLQVARCQVDAEDHSSIVDDVVGEHSDSGAEEDDQDLDNINLTSAPGVETVSVFPKNSAKVVPAGEETELLVALKNDGKSNVGVMGIRASVHLPYDHKLLVQNLTMMRYNNASIPTSVQATFPYIFAVSQYLQPGAFDLVGYIIYDVEGKPYQSVFYNGTIEVVESGGLLSGESVFLITLGIALLLLLGLWAYSQVQRLTKKTKKVSKVEVGTRSTDASLDEWLEGTHLAKTLSGKSKSKKN, from the exons ATGAATGTTAGGGTTTTGTTTCTGGCTCTCCTTCTCCTCGCATCTCCGCTGCTTCAAG TTGCTAGATGTCAAGTAGATGCCGAGGATCATTCCAGTATCGTTGACGATGTTGTGGGAGAACACAGCGATTCTGGTGCTGAGGAGGATGATCAGGATTTGGATAATATCAACTTGACCTCTGCTCCAGGGGTTGAGACTGTCTCTGTTTTCCCCAAAAACAGTGCCAAAG TGGTTCCAGCTGGAGAAGAGACTGAGCTCCTTGTTGCTCTCAAGAACGATG GCAAATCTAACGTAGGTGTGATGGGGATTAGGGCCAGCGTCCATCTTCCTTATGATCACAAGCTGTTGGTTCAGAATCTTACCATGATG AGATACAACAATGCGTCCATCCCAACTTCTGTTCAAGCAACATTCCCTTACATCTTTGCAGTCAGCCAGTACCTGCAG CCTGGAGCATTTGATCTGGTGGGTTATATCATCTACGACGTGGAGGGGAAGCCATACCAGAGCGTCTTCTACAATGGAACCATCGAGGTAGTTGAATCTGGAGGTCTTCTCAGCGGTGAGTCTGTCTTCCTCATAACTCTTGGAATTGCTCTCCTCCTCCTCCTCGGTCTATGGGCATACAGCCAAGTCCAGCGTCTCACTAAG AAAACCAAAAAGGTGTCCAAGGTGGAAGTAGGAACCAGGTCTACCGACGCATCACTGGACGAATGGCTCGAG GGAACTCATTTGGCCAAGACATTGTCTGGGAAATCAAAGAGCAAGAAGAACTAA
- the LOC106311592 gene encoding protein XAP5 CIRCADIAN TIMEKEEPER-like has protein sequence MSGMGDGYVGTSQDGVRIRRLQKQREAERRKIQELKSKTASGQEQSGLLQFGSSSCEILDTAFKKETVGLVTREEYVEKRVNIRNKFEEEEKEKLLKLLQEEEELQQQKRTKKRKLKGSSRLSFAEDLEDGSDDDDDNGENKSSGNLRYGKLGKDPSVETNFLPDSEREAEEQAERERLKKQWTREQEQIKNEPLQITYSYWDGTGHRRVIQVRKGDAIGTFLRAVQQQLAPDFREIRTASVENLLYVKEDLIIPHQHSFYELIINKARGKSGPLFHFDVHEDVRTIADATIEKDESHAGKVVERHWYEKNKHIFPASRWEIYDPTKKWERYTVHGD, from the exons ATGTCGGGTATGGGGGACGGGTACGTGGGCACGTCTCAAGACGGAGTGAGGATACGGCGGCTGCAGAAGCAAAGAGAGGCTGAACGTCGTAAGATTCAGGAGTTGAAGAGCAAGACTGCTTCGGGCCAGGAGCAGTCAGGTCTTCTCCAATTCGGCTCCAGCTCCTGCGAG ATTCTTGACACTGCTTTCAAGAAGGAGACAGTCGGTTTAGTTACAAGAGAGGAATATGTTGAGAAG AGGGTTAATATTCGTAATAAGTTCGAGGAAGAAGAGAAGGAGAAATTGCTCAAGCTACTCCAAGA GGAAGAGGAGCTTCAACAACAGAAGCGTACCAAGAAGAGAAAGTTGAAGGGAAGCTCGCGCTTATCTTTTGCTGAAGATCTTGAAGATGGCAGTGATGATGATGATGATAATGGAGAAAACA AGAGTTCTGGGAACTTGCGCTACGGAAAACTTGGCAAGGACCCCTCAGTGGAAACCAATTTTCTGCCTGACAG TGAGAGAGAGGCGGAGGAACAAGCAGAACGTGAAAGGCTAAAGAAGCAGTGGACTCGTGAACAAGAGCAGATTAAAA ACGAGCCTCTTCAAATTACTTACAGTTATTGGGATGGGACTGGCCATAGACGAGTTATCCAG GTCCGAAAGGGTGACGCAATTGGGACTTTTCTAAGGGCTGTTCAACAACAGCTTGCCCCTGACTTCAGGGAGATTAGGACGGCATCAGTTGAGAATTTGCTATATGTAAAGGAAGATCTTATAATCCCACAT CAACACAGTTTCTACGAGCTGATCATTAACAAAGCTAGGGGGAAGAGTGGCCCG CTGTTTCACTTTGATGTGCATGAAGACGTGAGAACAATTGCTGATGCAACGATCGAGAAAGACGAG TCGCATGCGGGGAAAGTGGTGGAGAGGCATTGGTACGAGAAGAACAAGCATATCTTCCCTGCTTCCAGATGGGAG ATATACGACCCGACAAAGAAGTGGGAACGGTACACAGTCCATGGGGATTAA
- the LOC106309535 gene encoding probable magnesium transporter NIPA6 isoform X1 codes for MESDNGKGLILAVASSVFIGSSFILKKKGLKRAAANGTRAGYGGYTYLLEPLWWAGMITMIVGEAANFVAYIYAPAVLVTPLGALSIIISAILAHFLLKEKLKKMGVLGCVSCIVGSVVIVIHAPKEQTPNSVQEIWTLATQPAFLVYVAITMSVVLALILHFEPLCGQSNILVYIGICSLMGALTVMSIKAIGIAIKLTMEGVSQIGYPQTWLFLMVAVTCVVTQLIYLNKALDTFNAAIVSPVYYVMFTTLTIVASAIMFKDWSGQDAASVASELCGFITVLTGTMILHGTKEEEQQQASSSVSSGGIEGNADLIFGSSESVRWYESRKSTNEEHLISLYSPEY; via the exons ATGGAGTCGGACAATGGGAAGGGGTTGATACTAGCAGTGGCGTCTAGTGTTTTCATTGGCTCCAGCTTCATCTTGAAGAAGAAAGGTCTCAAGCGAGCTGCTGCCAATGGCACCCGTGCTG GGTATGGCGGTTATACTTACTTGTTAGAGCCTCTTTGGTGGGCAGGCATGATCACTA TGATTGTTGGAGAAGCTGCAAACTTTGTCGCCTACATATACGCACCAGCTGTTCTCGTCACTCCCCTTGGTGCTTTAAGTATTATCATCAG TGCTATTCTGGCACATTTCCTCTTAAAAGAAAAACTTAAGAAAATGGGGGTTCTTGGGTGTGTCTCTTGCATCGTCGGCTCCGTTGTCATTGTCATTCACGCACCTAAGGAGCAAACTCCTAACTCCGTCCAAGAGATTTGGACTCTCGCTACTCAGCCTG CTTTTCTAGTTTACGTAGCCATAACCATGTCCGTTGTCCTTGCTTTGATTCTCCACTTCGAGCCTCTCTGCGGCCAATCCAACATTCTCGTTTATATCGGCATCTGTTCCTTGATGGGTGCTCTCACT GTTATGAGCATAAAGGCTATTGGAATTGCTATAAAGTTAACGATGGAGGGAGTGAGCCAGATCGGGTATCCGCAGACATGGCTTTTTCTCATGGTTGCTGTTACCTGTGTCGTCACACAATTGATTTATCTAAACAAG GCTTTGGACACATTCAATGCAGCAATTGTTTCTCCAGTGTACTATGTAATGTTCACAACCCTCACTATTGTTGCTAGTGCCATCATGTTCAAG GATTGGTCTGGGCAAGACGCAGCTAGCGTAGCCTCTGAGTTATGTGGATTCATCACTGTGCTCACTGGCACAATGATACTTCATGGGACCAAGGAAGAGGAACAACAACAAGCCTCTTCTTCAG TTTCGTCTGGTGGCATTGAAGGCAATGCAGATTTGATATTCGGGTCTTCAGAGTCAGTAAGATGGTACGAGTCAAGAAAGAGCACGAACGAAGAACATCTGATAAGCCTGTACAGCCCTGAATACTAG
- the LOC106309535 gene encoding probable magnesium transporter NIPA6 isoform X2: MESDNGKGLILAVASSVFIGSSFILKKKGLKRAAANGTRAGYGGYTYLLEPLWWAGMITMIVGEAANFVAYIYAPAVLVTPLGALSIIISAILAHFLLKEKLKKMGVLGCVSCIVGSVVIVIHAPKEQTPNSVQEIWTLATQPAFLVYVAITMSVVLALILHFEPLCGQSNILVYIGICSLMGALTVMSIKAIGIAIKLTMEGVSQIGYPQTWLFLMVAVTCVVTQLIYLNKALDTFNAAIVSPVYYVMFTTLTIVASAIMFKDWSGQDAASVASELCGFITVLTGTMILHGTKEEEQQQASSSGNADLIFGSSESVRWYESRKSTNEEHLISLYSPEY, translated from the exons ATGGAGTCGGACAATGGGAAGGGGTTGATACTAGCAGTGGCGTCTAGTGTTTTCATTGGCTCCAGCTTCATCTTGAAGAAGAAAGGTCTCAAGCGAGCTGCTGCCAATGGCACCCGTGCTG GGTATGGCGGTTATACTTACTTGTTAGAGCCTCTTTGGTGGGCAGGCATGATCACTA TGATTGTTGGAGAAGCTGCAAACTTTGTCGCCTACATATACGCACCAGCTGTTCTCGTCACTCCCCTTGGTGCTTTAAGTATTATCATCAG TGCTATTCTGGCACATTTCCTCTTAAAAGAAAAACTTAAGAAAATGGGGGTTCTTGGGTGTGTCTCTTGCATCGTCGGCTCCGTTGTCATTGTCATTCACGCACCTAAGGAGCAAACTCCTAACTCCGTCCAAGAGATTTGGACTCTCGCTACTCAGCCTG CTTTTCTAGTTTACGTAGCCATAACCATGTCCGTTGTCCTTGCTTTGATTCTCCACTTCGAGCCTCTCTGCGGCCAATCCAACATTCTCGTTTATATCGGCATCTGTTCCTTGATGGGTGCTCTCACT GTTATGAGCATAAAGGCTATTGGAATTGCTATAAAGTTAACGATGGAGGGAGTGAGCCAGATCGGGTATCCGCAGACATGGCTTTTTCTCATGGTTGCTGTTACCTGTGTCGTCACACAATTGATTTATCTAAACAAG GCTTTGGACACATTCAATGCAGCAATTGTTTCTCCAGTGTACTATGTAATGTTCACAACCCTCACTATTGTTGCTAGTGCCATCATGTTCAAG GATTGGTCTGGGCAAGACGCAGCTAGCGTAGCCTCTGAGTTATGTGGATTCATCACTGTGCTCACTGGCACAATGATACTTCATGGGACCAAGGAAGAGGAACAACAACAAGCCTCTTCTTCAG GCAATGCAGATTTGATATTCGGGTCTTCAGAGTCAGTAAGATGGTACGAGTCAAGAAAGAGCACGAACGAAGAACATCTGATAAGCCTGTACAGCCCTGAATACTAG
- the LOC106311014 gene encoding dirigent protein 4, translated as MHRIQGMGKKTGIILVLFTLHLLISFALSEYYSETRPFSPKQQVVTNLHFFFHDTLSGPDPSAVLIAKPHLTGEDSSSPTPFGSLLAIDDPLTLGPDPKSEQIGNARGMYVSSGKHVPTLTMYVDFGFTSGLFNGSSFTVFSRNTITEKERELAVVGGRGRFRMATGVAQLNTYSVNLINGDAVVEYNVTLYHY; from the coding sequence ATGCATAGAATACAAGGGATGGGGAAGAAGACAGGAATCATACTAGTATTGTTTACTCTTCATCTACTCATATCCTTCGCCCTCTCTGAGTATTACTCAGAAACTCGTCCATTCTCACCAAAACAACAAGTCGTCACCAATCTCCACTTCTTCTTTCATGACACTCTCAGCGGACCAGACCCATCAGCGGTCCTCATCGCCAAACCCCATCTCACCGGAGAGGACAGCTCTTCTCCCACACCCTTCGGCTCTCTTCTCGCCATAGACGACCCTCTCACCCTCGGACCTGATCCCAAGTCCGAGCAGATCGGGAATGCCAGAGGAATGTACGTCTCTTCCGGAAAACATGTCCCCACGTTGACCATGTACGTCGACTTCGGCTTCACCTCCGGCCTGTTTAACGGCAGCTCCTTCACCGTGTTTTCTAGGAATACGATAACGGAGAAGGAGAGGGAGCTTGCGGTTGTGGGTGGTCGAGGAAGGTTTAGGATGGCTACAGGAGTTGCTCAACTTAATACATACTCGGTTAACTTAATCAACGGTGATGCCGTTGTCGAGTACAATGTCACTCTCTATCATTATTAA
- the LOC106310676 gene encoding dirigent protein 23, protein MAKAEVSRLLFLLVTIIPLAAQGSRLYSWANQLEESGKDKVTNLQFYFHDTLSGKNPTAVKVAQAADSEKSPTLFGSVFMVDDALTETADPKSKLVGRAQGLYGSSCKEELGLLMAMSFCFEDGPYKDSTISMIGKNSAMNPVREMPIVGGTGMFRMARGYAIAQTHWFDPKTGDAIVGYNVTVVH, encoded by the exons ATGGCAAAAGCAGAAGTATCAAGATTGCTGTTTCTGTTGGTAACGATAATACCACTGGCTGCTCAAGGTTCCAGATTGTACAGCTGGGCTAATCAGCTGGAGGAATCTGGTAAGGACAAGGTAACCAACCTTCAGTTCTATTTCCACGACACTTTGAGCGGCAAGAATCCCACCGCCGTTAAGGTAGCTCAGGCCGCCGACAGTGAAAAATCTCCGACGCTGTTTGGCTCTGTGTTCATGGTCGACGATGCTCTTACCGAGACCGCTGATCCCAAATCCAAGCTCGTGGGCAGGGCCCAAGGCCTTTACGGTTCTTCAT GTAAAGAAGAGTTAGGACTGCTAATGGCGATGAGCTTCTGTTTCGAGGACGGTCCGTACAAGGACAGCACCATAAGCATGATCGGGAAGAATTCTGCGATGAACCCAGTTAGAGAAATGCCAATCGTGGGCGGCACTGGAATGTTCAGGATGGCTCGTGGCTACGCCATTGCTCAGACCCATTGGTTCGACCCCAAGACCGGTGATGCCATCGTTGGCTATAACGTCACCGTTGTTCACTAG
- the LOC106308320 gene encoding pentatricopeptide repeat-containing protein At2g21090: protein MPISNPRKRPICVARSFLSRNATKEELSQAVSRLESLTEQGVRLPFEVLASLLQRCGDTRSLKQGRWIHRHLKITGFKRPNTLLSNHLIGMYMNCGKPIDACKVFDRMLTRNLYSWNNMVSGFVKSGMLVRAREVFDSMPERDVVSWNTMVVGYARNGNLNEALLFYRELTRSGIKYNEFSFAGLLTTCVKSRELQLTGQAHGQVLVAGFLSNVVLSCSIIDAYAKCGEMESAKRCFDEMSVKDYYIWTTLISGYARVGDMEAANELFTEFPEKDPVSWAALIAGYVRQGSGDRALQLFRKMIALRVKPEQFTFSSCLCASASSLGHGKQIHGYMIRTNVSPNAIVTSSLIDMYSKSGRLEAGERVFDLCGGDKRDCVVWNTMMSALAQHGLGHKALRVLDDMINLRVHPNRTTLAVILSACSNSGLVEEGARWFDSLTADYGIVPDQEHYSCLVDLLGRAGCFEELMSRIEKMPFRPDEHIWNAILGVSRIHGNMELEKKAAEELMKLDAEQKEEASRRCIFCKFSSHEDCTLLKACKSRGKL from the coding sequence ATGCCCATCAGTAACCCAAGGAAACGGCCCATCTGCGTCGCTCGATCGTTTCTCAGCAGAAACGCCACCAAAGAAGAGCTCTCTCAGGCGGTGTCTCGTCTCGAGTCCTTGACAGAGCAAGGGGTTCGCTTACCATTCGAAGTCCTCGCGTCGCTGCTCCAGCGCTGTGGAGACACGAGGTCCTTGAAACAAGGCAGATGGATTCATCGTCACTTGAAGATCACTGGATTCAAGAGACCCAACACGCTTTTGTCTAATCATTTGATCGGAATGTATATGAATTGCGGAAAGCCCATCGACGCGTGTAAAGTGTTCGATAGAATGCTCACCAGGAACTTGTATTCATGGAACAATATGGTCTCTGGGTTTGTCAAATCAGGGATGTTGGTTCGTGCACGAGAGGTGTTCGATAGTATGCCCGAGAGGGATGTTGTCTCATGGAACACGATGGTCGTTGGATACGCTCGGAATGGGAATTTAAACGAAGCTCTGTTATTTTATAGAGAGCTGACGAGATCTGGGATCAAGTACAACGAGTTCAGCTTCGCGGGGTTGTTGACAACGTGTGTGAAATCGAGAGAGCTCCAGCTCACTGGGCAAGCTCACGGGCAGGTTCTCGTTGCTGGGTTTCTCTCAAATGTGGTGCTGTCTTGCTCTATTATTGATGCTTATGCGAAATGCGGTGAGATGGAGAGCGCCAAAAGATGTTTCGATGAGATGTCAGTGAAGGATTATTATATTTGGACTACTCTCATCTCCGGATACGCCAGAGTAGGTGATATGGAAGCAGCTAACGAGCTATTCACTGAGTTTCCGGAGAAAGATCCAGTCTCTTGGGCTGCTTTAATTGCTGGATACGTTAGACAAGGCTCAGGGGACCGAGCGCTGCAGCTGTTTAGAAAAATGATTGCTTTGAGGGTTAAACCTGAGCAATTCACTTTCAGCAGCTGTCTATGTGCCTCTGCATCATCTCTTGGACATGGCAAGCAAATACATGGCTACATGATCCGTACAAATGTTAGTCCCAATGCGATTGTTACCAGTTCTTTGATCGATATGTACTCCAAATCAGGGAGGTTAGAAGCCGGCGAGAGAGTTTTCGATCTTTGCGGTGGTGACAAGCGAGACTGTGTTGTGTGGAACACGATGATGTCTGCATTGGCACAGCATGGGCTTGGCCACAAGGCCTTGCGAGTGCTTGATGACATGATCAATCTCAGAGTCCACCCGAACCGGACGACTCTGGCCGTGATTCTGAGTGCCTGCAGTAACTCAGGTCTGGTGGAGGAAGGTGCAAGGTGGTTTGATTCATTGACTGCTGATTACGGGATCGTTCCCGACCAAGAACATTACTCATGTCTGGTAGATCTCCTAGGTCGTGCCGGTTGTTTTGAAGAGTTGATGAGCAGGATCGAGAAAATGCCTTTTAGACCAGACGAGCACATCTGGAATGCAATCCTAGGAGTATCCAGAATCCATGGAAATATGGAACTGGAGAAAAAAGCGGCGGAAGAGCTGATGAAACTGGACGCAGAGCAAAAAGAAGAAGCTTCAAGAAGATGCATTTTCTGTAAATTTTCTTCCCATGAGGATTGTACACTGTTAAAAGCCTGCAAAAGCAGAGGGAAGTTATAG